In Deinococcus psychrotolerans, a genomic segment contains:
- a CDS encoding virginiamycin B lyase family protein produces the protein MTQVVSSSFSFKWLPALLTLSALLGACGSANVPGTLSGNSASGSGAGAPSVNLANLPLQRFALPVSNYQASSLRVAGGQVYVLPTVNAPDPQRHTVISLDIASGAAKAEALPLADEEGFTSQAVAPDGTRYLMIQNVAGNWVGAAKVGEALKKMPLGTPGDNLNFLTRTPDGRLWSLQYRQDALFELSVQSGVQQSHPVEDNAEDLTADAGGVLYYSRFLTNPAVIRFDPASGQTRSYPVGVKGKTRPRLLTATAQSVWFVDSWTRKLSRIDTGSGSISELNVPAGAILAALSASADGTLWASDVARHALYRWQPGQLSAQSLSVPGDGPRALEVESGGTVWFESAGALYRLSP, from the coding sequence ATGACACAGGTTGTCTCTTCCTCCTTTTCCTTCAAATGGCTGCCCGCCTTATTGACGCTCAGTGCGCTTTTGGGGGCTTGCGGCAGCGCCAACGTTCCCGGCACACTCTCAGGCAACTCGGCTTCCGGCAGCGGCGCGGGCGCACCCAGTGTCAATTTGGCGAATTTGCCTTTACAGCGCTTCGCCCTGCCGGTCAGCAATTATCAGGCCAGCAGCTTGCGGGTGGCGGGCGGCCAAGTCTACGTTTTGCCCACCGTCAATGCTCCCGATCCACAGCGCCACACCGTCATCAGCCTCGATATCGCCAGCGGCGCGGCCAAAGCCGAGGCGTTGCCACTCGCCGACGAGGAAGGCTTTACGTCGCAGGCGGTCGCCCCCGACGGCACCCGCTACTTGATGATTCAAAACGTGGCGGGCAACTGGGTGGGAGCTGCCAAAGTTGGCGAAGCGCTCAAAAAAATGCCGCTCGGCACTCCCGGCGACAACCTCAACTTTCTGACCCGCACCCCCGACGGGCGGCTGTGGAGCTTGCAATACCGCCAAGACGCCCTCTTTGAACTGAGCGTCCAGTCCGGCGTCCAGCAAAGCCACCCCGTCGAAGACAACGCCGAAGACCTGACCGCCGACGCGGGCGGGGTGCTGTACTACTCACGTTTTTTGACGAATCCAGCCGTGATCCGTTTCGATCCGGCCAGCGGTCAGACCCGCAGCTATCCGGTGGGAGTTAAGGGCAAAACCCGCCCGCGCCTGCTGACGGCCACTGCCCAAAGCGTTTGGTTCGTAGATTCCTGGACGCGCAAACTCAGCCGCATCGACACAGGTTCGGGCAGCATCAGCGAACTGAATGTGCCGGCGGGAGCCATTCTCGCCGCGCTCTCGGCCAGCGCCGACGGCACACTGTGGGCCTCCGACGTGGCCCGCCACGCGCTCTACCGCTGGCAACCCGGCCAACTCAGCGCTCAAAGCCTCAGCGTGCCGGGCGACGGCCCCCGCGCCTTAGAAGTGGAAAGCGGCGGGACAGTTTGGTTTGAAAGTGCTGGAGCACTCTACCGCCTCAGTCCCTGA
- a CDS encoding phosphatase PAP2 family protein, giving the protein MLLWMRQHWRPLLALALLIVLPLFLLGYLTQDIHEKEVFGFDAPVTLWVRANAPAWFQQVALTFSAFGSATWMTPVSAVLLVVFWRKSAVMGRYFLISLGGVMLLNIILKALVGRVRPQIVEWLWQEGDKSFPSGHATMAAALTVTLVALLWRTGWRWPLIVLGTLYTLLMGTARVYVGVHYPTDVLGGWALGIFWAAGTALVLWKRLRQAQQHATEPGKVVHLGDQSA; this is encoded by the coding sequence ATGTTGCTCTGGATGCGCCAACATTGGCGGCCCCTTTTGGCATTGGCCCTGCTGATCGTTTTACCGCTGTTTTTGCTCGGCTACCTGACGCAAGACATCCACGAAAAAGAGGTGTTCGGTTTCGACGCGCCGGTCACGCTGTGGGTTCGGGCCAACGCGCCAGCGTGGTTTCAGCAGGTGGCTCTAACCTTTAGCGCCTTTGGCAGCGCCACTTGGATGACGCCGGTCAGCGCGGTTTTGTTAGTGGTGTTTTGGCGAAAATCAGCCGTGATGGGCCGTTATTTTCTGATCTCGCTGGGCGGTGTGATGCTGCTCAACATCATTCTCAAAGCCTTGGTCGGCCGGGTGCGTCCACAGATCGTGGAGTGGCTGTGGCAAGAAGGCGACAAGAGTTTTCCGAGCGGTCACGCGACGATGGCCGCCGCCCTGACTGTGACGCTGGTGGCCCTGCTGTGGCGCACCGGCTGGCGCTGGCCGCTGATCGTGCTCGGCACGCTCTACACGCTGCTGATGGGAACGGCGAGGGTCTACGTGGGCGTGCATTACCCCACTGACGTGCTGGGCGGTTGGGCGCTGGGGATCTTCTGGGCGGCGGGTACGGCGCTGGTGCTGTGGAAGCGGCTGCGCCAAGCTCAGCAGCACGCCACCGAACCGGGGAAAGTGGTGCATTTGGGCGACCAGTCTGCTTAA
- a CDS encoding M48 family metallopeptidase, whose protein sequence is MPPSSTASLSGLLVGGLPVSLRRSQRRTVGLKVTAQGLTVYAPQLTEEARLRQFVEDKRAWAERHLQTFQQRKPVAAPLTDGSVLPFMGHSLTLRAVPNLKRARRLHDELHAPAANLRDAVEAWYKQQALDIFTPVVQQYAARLRKGRPLSAVKMTNASGRWGSCTAAGVVRLHWRLLLAPSEVLHYVAAHEAAHLAELNHSPAYWAEVQRLFPEYRQAQGWLKEGGAALMQLWS, encoded by the coding sequence GTGCCGCCTTCCTCCACTGCTTCCCTCTCCGGTCTGCTGGTCGGCGGCCTGCCCGTCAGCCTGAGACGCAGCCAACGCCGCACAGTGGGCCTCAAAGTCACCGCGCAGGGCTTGACTGTTTACGCGCCGCAGCTCACCGAGGAAGCCCGCCTCCGCCAATTTGTAGAAGACAAACGGGCCTGGGCCGAGCGGCATTTGCAAACCTTTCAGCAGCGAAAACCTGTTGCCGCGCCGCTGACCGACGGCTCTGTTTTGCCGTTTATGGGCCATAGTTTGACGCTGAGGGCTGTACCAAACCTCAAACGGGCGCGGCGGCTCCATGACGAACTCCACGCACCCGCCGCAAACTTAAGGGACGCGGTGGAAGCGTGGTACAAGCAACAGGCGCTGGACATATTTACGCCGGTGGTTCAGCAGTACGCCGCTCGACTCCGTAAGGGGCGGCCTCTCAGCGCCGTCAAAATGACCAACGCATCGGGGCGCTGGGGCAGTTGCACGGCAGCAGGGGTGGTAAGGCTGCACTGGCGCTTGCTTCTGGCTCCATCAGAGGTGCTGCACTATGTGGCCGCCCACGAAGCGGCCCACCTCGCCGAGCTCAACCACTCGCCCGCTTACTGGGCCGAGGTGCAGCGCCTCTTTCCCGAATACCGACAAGCTCAGGGGTGGCTCAAAGAAGGCGGCGCAGCATTGATGCAGCTGTGGAGCTAG
- a CDS encoding neutral zinc metallopeptidase has product MDWKNLPGSGNVEDRRGAGGGGGGGIPGGGVAVGGIGAVIIALIAMFFGIDPSSILGGGDSGQTTQPQTQQSQPRQTQPQRQQTQNGQPTSQTNTGIPSDETGQFVTKILGSTNDVWSKVFQAAGKTYTPPTLVLYSGQTRGGCGTANSAVGPFYCPLDSKVYLDTAFFSEMKRKLGGGGDFAYAYVITHEIGHHVQNELGIADQAERAQRSAQSEAASNQVSVRLELQADCFAGVWGNKTAQYTKITQTDIQQALSTASAIGDDNLQKQGRGYAVPDSFTHGTAQQRIKWFSTGLKNGDPNQCDTFKGAYSSL; this is encoded by the coding sequence ATGGACTGGAAAAATCTGCCGGGCAGCGGCAATGTTGAAGATCGGCGCGGTGCGGGCGGAGGCGGCGGTGGCGGTATTCCCGGCGGCGGAGTGGCTGTGGGCGGCATTGGAGCGGTGATTATCGCCCTCATCGCCATGTTTTTCGGCATCGATCCCAGCAGCATTTTGGGCGGCGGCGATTCGGGCCAAACCACCCAGCCGCAAACCCAGCAAAGCCAGCCCCGGCAAACACAGCCGCAGCGCCAGCAAACGCAGAACGGCCAGCCAACTTCCCAGACGAATACCGGAATCCCCAGCGACGAAACGGGGCAGTTCGTCACCAAAATTTTGGGCAGCACCAACGACGTTTGGTCGAAAGTGTTTCAAGCGGCAGGCAAAACCTATACGCCGCCCACATTGGTTCTCTACAGCGGCCAAACGCGGGGCGGCTGCGGCACGGCCAACAGCGCGGTCGGGCCGTTTTACTGCCCACTGGACAGCAAAGTGTACCTAGACACCGCTTTCTTCAGTGAAATGAAACGAAAACTCGGCGGCGGCGGCGACTTTGCCTACGCTTACGTGATCACCCACGAAATCGGCCACCATGTGCAGAACGAACTCGGCATCGCCGACCAAGCCGAACGCGCTCAGCGCAGCGCTCAGTCTGAAGCCGCGTCCAATCAGGTCAGCGTGCGGCTCGAACTCCAAGCCGACTGCTTTGCGGGCGTGTGGGGCAACAAAACGGCGCAGTACACCAAGATCACCCAAACCGATATTCAGCAGGCCCTGAGCACCGCCAGCGCCATCGGCGACGACAATTTGCAAAAGCAGGGGCGCGGCTACGCGGTGCCGGATTCGTTTACACACGGCACGGCTCAGCAGCGCATCAAATGGTTCAGCACCGGCCTCAAAAATGGCGATCCCAATCAGTGCGACACCTTCAAAGGCGCTTACAGCTCGCTCTAA
- a CDS encoding flavin reductase family protein, with amino-acid sequence MTHSRLDFDFSLLSAAERYKLVTGVVVPRPIAWVSTLNPGGGVNLAPYSFFGLMGSDPAVVAFSPGDRPEGGPKDTARNIGAGGEFVVNMVSRELADAMNLSATDFPADQAEPAHLGIDLAPSGRVQVPRVALSPVSLECREVQTLTLGRTRIILGEVLALSIYERHLKDAENLYVDTASLDLIGRMGGRGGYATTRDAFEIPRLSYQQWLETQGD; translated from the coding sequence ATGACCCATTCACGCCTTGATTTTGATTTCTCGCTGCTGAGCGCCGCTGAGCGCTACAAACTCGTGACCGGCGTGGTGGTGCCGCGCCCAATCGCTTGGGTCAGCACCCTCAACCCCGGCGGCGGCGTCAACCTCGCCCCATACAGCTTTTTTGGTTTGATGGGATCTGATCCGGCAGTGGTGGCCTTTTCACCGGGAGACAGGCCAGAGGGCGGCCCCAAAGACACTGCCCGCAACATTGGCGCGGGCGGCGAGTTTGTGGTCAATATGGTCAGCCGCGAGTTGGCCGACGCCATGAACCTGAGTGCCACCGATTTTCCGGCGGATCAAGCTGAACCTGCTCACCTAGGCATCGACCTCGCACCCTCGGGCCGCGTGCAAGTGCCGCGTGTGGCGCTCAGTCCGGTCAGCTTGGAATGCCGCGAGGTGCAAACCCTGACTTTGGGTCGCACTCGCATCATCTTGGGCGAAGTTCTGGCGCTGAGCATTTATGAGCGCCACCTCAAAGACGCCGAGAACTTGTACGTGGACACCGCCTCGCTGGACTTGATCGGTCGAATGGGTGGGCGCGGCGGGTACGCCACTACCCGCGACGCGTTTGAAATTCCGCGCCTGAGCTATCAGCAGTGGCTGGAGACTCAAGGTGACTGA
- a CDS encoding GNAT family N-acetyltransferase — MTEVRRAVPDDAPDLARVHVASWAETYRGLMPDTFLDSMTSPARQTRRQVLWQQNLNEDKESVFVADQAGEVVGFISGGSSTFARYDAELFTLYLLKSGQGGGIGRALMQILAADLAARGHTSLMLWVLDINPARTFYEHLGGVVIGEKTEAVTGGELHEVAYGWADLRALL, encoded by the coding sequence GTGACTGAGGTGCGCCGCGCCGTACCGGACGATGCCCCCGATTTAGCCCGCGTGCATGTGGCGAGTTGGGCTGAAACCTACCGAGGCTTGATGCCTGACACTTTTTTAGACAGCATGACCAGTCCGGCGCGGCAGACTCGCCGCCAAGTGCTGTGGCAGCAAAACCTAAACGAAGACAAGGAAAGTGTTTTCGTGGCCGATCAAGCAGGTGAAGTGGTTGGTTTTATTTCCGGCGGGTCAAGCACTTTCGCAAGGTATGACGCCGAACTGTTCACCCTGTATCTCCTCAAATCGGGGCAGGGCGGCGGTATTGGACGGGCGCTGATGCAGATCTTGGCAGCTGATCTAGCGGCGCGGGGTCACACTTCGCTGATGTTGTGGGTGTTGGACATCAACCCGGCTCGAACTTTTTACGAGCATCTGGGCGGTGTGGTCATCGGCGAAAAAACTGAGGCGGTGACCGGAGGAGAGTTGCACGAAGTGGCGTATGGCTGGGCCGATTTGAGGGCTTTGCTCTAA